The genomic window CGTCATAACCCGGCAGCGCAAACATGGACAAGTACGACTTGCTTCTCAGTCTGGCATTCACTGCCATGGGCTAACGCCGATAGAGTTATCCCATCTGACAGTGCAGCTGTGAGCGACAAAACCACACCTGCCGAAGACTCGACAGAAGCCGAATCAGTTGCTCAAACTGACGTTGATTGTATGGCCATAGACACCATCGCCTCAGCAGAGTCCGACACCGATCAGCTCACCCATCGCTTTGAGTGCCGCAGTTGCGGTTACGTCTATGACCCAGAAGAAGGAGTCAAGAAGCTTGGCATCACTTCCGGAACAGCTTTCAAGGATCTCGATCCAACCAACTTTCGTTGCCCCGTATGCCGTGCCCGCATCGACGCCTTCAAAAACATCGGTCCTCGCAGTGCACCTAGCGGCTTTGACCAAAACCTCAACTACGGCATCGGCGTCAACCGCTTAACACCCGGGCAAAAGAATGTCCTGATCTTTGGAGGCCTGGCACTGGCCTTCGCCTTCTTCCTCTCCCTCTACTCACTGCGTTAACGCATCCCTGCCATGAGCCGCCTGTTCTCAAACCTTTTCAACCTTCTACTGATTGCGGCCATCGGGTTCGGCCTCAGTGGGTGCGTCACCAGCCGGCTTCCGGTCGCCAGCACCAGCCCATGGCAACCCTTGGAGTTGAACACTGAGTCAAATCCACTGGACATAAGTTTCTCTGACGCCAACCACGGCTTCGTTGTTGGTACCAACCGCTTAATCATGGAATCAAATGATGGGGGTGTCAGCTGGAAGAAGCGCAGCTTGGATCTTGAAGAAGATGAAAACTTCCGGCTCATCAGTATCGATTTCAACGGCAATGAGGGTTGGATCGCTGGGCAGCCAGGGCTGGTGATGCACAGCACTGACGCAGGCAAGAACTGGTCACGCCTGAAGCTTGAAAACAAACTCCCAGGGGATCCATATTTGATTACCAACCTAGGTCCCAATAATGCTGAGCTTGCCACCAACGCAGGTGCCATCTATCGCACAAGCGATGGTGGCACCACCTGGAAAGCAACTGTGAGTGAAGCGGCCGGTGCAGTGCGCGACCTCAGGCGCAGTGCAGCTGGCAATTACGTGAGCGTGAGCAGTCTGGGCAATTTCTTCTCCACCTTGGATCTAGGCCAGGATGTTTGGCAAAACCATGAGAGGGTCAGCAGCAAGCGGGTGCAGAGCCTGGGTTATCAACCCAACGGTGAACTATGGATGGTGGCCAGGGGGGCCGAGATCCGCTTGAACGATCAACCCGGAAACGTCGACAGCTGGGGAAAAGCGATGATTCCAATCACCAATGGCTACAACTACCTAGATCTGTCCTGGGATCCCAACGGAGGCATCTGGGCAGCGGGCGGCAACGGAACTCTTATTAAGACTCTGGATGACGGAAAAAGCTGGCAGATCGATCCCATGGGCGACACACAGCCCTCGAACTTGATCAGGATCCTGTTCGACACCAGCTCTGAAAGCCAAGCCAAAGGGTTTGTTCTTGGGGAACGAGGCCACCTTCTGCGCTGGGTGGGCTAAGGCTTGACCTACAGCCAAATGAGCAACGCTCTGTAACCATGCCGTTCACCAGACGCAGTGTTGAGGCTCAGCCTTATAGGATCTAAAAGCTGATACGCCTGAGGCCATGGCTGCTGGCTCCACCGGGGAACGCCCTTTTTTCGAGATCGTCACTAGCATCCGCTACTGGGTGATCCACGCTGTTACCCTGCCGTCGATCTTCCTCGCCGGCTACCTGTTTGTGTCCACGGGCCTTGCCTATGACACATTCGGCACACCTCGCCCTGATGCCTATTTCCAGGCAAGCGAAAGCAAGGCTCCTGTCGTTAGCCAACGCTACGAAGCCAAATCCCAACTCGACCTGCGCCTGCAATAAGCCATGGCTCAATCTTCTTCTGCACCTCTTCAAGCGCTTAACGTCCGTGTCTATCCGATTTTCACGGTGCGTTGGCTCGCTGTACACGTCTTGGGTGTACCCACAGTGTTTTTTCTTGGCGCCATAACCGCCATGCAGCTCATCCGTCGCTGATCCCACTCCCAAACCATGGAGCAAAACCCAAACCCGAACAACCTGCCGGCAGAACTGAACCGCACTAGCCTTTACCTAGGGCTTTTGCTGGTTTTTGTAACCGCCGTGCTATTTACCAGCTACTTCTTCAACTAAGGGATCTGAAGCATGAGTACGAAACTTAAAGGCCCTGACGGACGCATACCTGACCGTCTTCCTGACGGCAGTCCAGCCGTTTCATGGGAACGCCGGTGGACAGAAGGGTCCCTACCCCTATGGTTAGTGGCCACAGTTGGTGGCATGGCTGTCCTCTCAGTCCTAGGTCTCTTCTTCTTCGGCTCCTTCACTGGAGTCGGTTCCGCTTAATTTAGATTCAAGATTCTGTATGTAAACCCTACCTAGCAGGGTGGGGACTTACATGCAGAGTTAGATCTTCTAAAAAACAAAAACTGACCATCAACTACCGCCAAACTCGCCCCAATAAGGCCTTGTAAAGAGGTCAAGTTTGCGGCGGGTTTTGTCAGTTACATGTTTTTTGGCGGTTAGCAAAGCATCTTCCAAAGCATTGTGAGCTGTGCTGACGGGACGAATATCTGCAACCATTTTGGCTGTTTCCCGAACGATCTTTGTGGCCAATTGTGCATTGGCCCTCAGATTTGCAAGCACCATCTCTACAGTCACGCTGTCATGGTGACCATGCCAACAATCGTAATCAGTCACCATTGATAAAGAAGCATAGGCAATCTCTGCTTCCCGAGCCAGGCGAGCCTCAGTGTGATTGGTCATTCCGATCACCATGCAGCCCCAACTCCTATACAACTTCGATTCAGCTCGAGTGGAAAAGGCCGGACCTTCCATCGCCAGATAGGTACCACTACGATGCAATTGGCGTCCATCCGGCATCAGGCTTTCGCCAACATCAGCTAATAAGCGAGAAAGCGTGAGGCAAAAAGGATCAGCCATTGCCACATGAGCCACCGCCCCATCTCCAAAAAAAGTCAGTGGTCGCTGATGAGTCCGATCAATGAATTGATCAGGTACCACCATGTCTAAGGGGCGCACCTGTTCCTGCAATGAACCAACTGCTGAAGGCGAAAGGATCCAACGCACACCAAGCGAACGCATCGCCCAAATATTCGCTCGATAGGGAACTTCCGTAGGCAAAAAAGTGTGATTACGCCCATGGCGAGCAAGAAACACCACCTCCATACCGTCAAGGGTGCCGAGTCGAAAAGAGTCCGAAGGCTTTCCAAAGGGAGTATCAATCTCCAATTCTTGAATGTTCTCAAGGCCTTCGATGGCATAGAGACCACTGCCTCCCAAAACTCCTAAACGAGCGCCTTCGAGAGGAGAAGTTGTGAGGCGATTCAATTAACGTCTTTCAGCTTTAAATAGCATAGCCCGTCAATAACTCGATCAATACTTATAGCATTCAAGGGCTTCATATATATAACTGATAGCCGAAGTATCACATCAAGTCATGAGTTTAATTAGCAAATATTTATTCAACCTTCAAAAAATTAACTAGCCAAGGCCTCCAGCAGAAAGAATCCATCAATCCCTGAGATGACTTACAAAGTGTTTACGATCAAGATGCATGCACAACACGTGAAATAACAATTAAATGGTTCAAGCGGGCAATCATCTAAAGAGCCACCTTGATCCACTGCATTGGGTTGAACAAGAGCAAATCTTAACTGGCTTAAAAAGCATTTTAGAACCTGAAGGCGAGGTTTATCTTGTAAGGCTAATTAAAAAAGAGTTCACTTATAAATACAAGAGGCACTAACCCAGGCAAAGGTTAGACCAGGCCTAATGCTTTCATTCAGCCCAAAAGGTTACTGGTCCTAGCAATACTCAATAAGCCATACTTGACCTAATCTTCAACCATGACTTCAATGCAGAAGCCTTGCTCGCAGCAAGGCTCAATGTATTAGTAGCCAAATATCACAATGGGCAATTGCACCAGGATGAATTAGCCATGCAACCTGACCGCTTTAGAAATCAGGATCTGCCTAGGCATAACATCGACTCGATCAACACTGCCCAGGATCATCTAAATGGTGAAATGTCATGAACATTGATGGCACAGCCTGGCGCACCATCTGGCTTGAAAAAGATGGGCATTCAGTCGGCGTGATCGATCAAACCCAACTGCCCCACAAGTTCAGCACCCTCAAGCTCAGCAACTGCCAAGAGGCCGCAACCGCAATTAGCACCATGATAGTGCGTGGGGCTCCATTGATCGGAGTTACCGGAGCCTATGGATTAATGCTGGCCCTACAAGAAGACCCCAGCGATAACGCCCTAGAAGCGGCCTTTAAGCAACTCAATGCCACCCGGCCAACAGCAGTCAATCTGCGCTGGGCCCTCAAACGAATCCGAGACAAAGTAAAACCGCTTCAACCAGCTAAGCGGGCAGAGGCCGCCAGAGCCGAGTCTGCCCTCATTGCCGAGGAGGACGTGGCCATGTGTGAGGCCATCGGCAACCATGGCTTAGCAATCATCCAAAAGCTAGCTGCAGGCAGACCAAGCGTGCGGCAAAAAGAGCCCATACAAGTGCTCACCCACTGTAATGCTGGCTGGCTAGCCACCGTTGATTGGGGGACCGCGCTGGCACCGATTTACAAGGCCCACCGGGCTGGCCTAAACATTCATGTATGGGTTGACGAGACACGCCCCCGCAACCAGGGCGCAAGCCTCACTGCCTACGAACTAGGTCGTGAAGGCGTACCCCATACCGTGATCGTGGATAACGCGGGTGGGCACCTTATGCAGCAAGGATATGTTGACGCAGTCGTCGTAGGTAGCGACCGAACCACACGTAGCGGTGACGTGTGCAACAAAATCGGCACCTATCTCAAGGCCTTAGCGGCTCTAGACAACGGCGTGCCCTTTTATGTGGCCCTACCCGCCTCAACAATCGACTGGTCAATCTCGGATGGGGTCGCAGAAATCCCTATCGAAACCCGCTCGGCGATGGAAGTGACCCACATCCAAGGACGAAACAACAACGCTTCTAGCAACAACCAACTCACCACCGTGCAACTCACTCCCAATCAAAGCGAAGGATTCAACCCTGCTTTTGATGTAACCCCTGCGCGCCTCGTAACGGCCCTAATCACCGAACGCGGAGTCGCGGCAGCAAGCGAGACGGGCCTCATGGAGCTTTACTGCGATGATTAAAAATCAAAGCCAATGAATGCAAAAATATCACTACGGAAAGATTGATAAATAGTTAGTCAAACTCAAGGTAGTCTTTAATCATAGAAAAATCTTCACAGCAGCACTCAATCCTCACTATCCATAGATGCTAAACATGAGATGAATTGAAATCACTAAGCTCGACTCAACTTACACACTCAAACACAAGGAAAATCCTTACATTGCCACTCCCTAAGGATTGACTGGAATCTATGCAAAAGAAGCACATCTTCATCGAGATTAAATGCTCTGCAAAAGACATGGTAATGCACATAGCAAACTTTCATTCCTCAGCTTTACATCTTTCCAACACCAGATCTAAAATAGTTCATTAGATCTAGAGCTCGAAAACAATCAACAGAAGGCTGCTCGACTAGACAGGAATAGCCAACATTATACTCTGCTATATATGGCTCCACAATCATTTAAAAGACTAAGCATCCTAGGCTTCAGAACTTTTATATCAACATCTTTTTCATCTACAAAGCCCAGACGAAACAGCATGTGCACAATAACCAATCAGTAAAAATTCAGCCAGCTGGCTGAGAATCTCTTCAGTCAACACTTCATGCCAGGGAATTATAATTCTTGGCATGACAACATCTCAACGAACTGCCTAATAAAGCTTTGAGCCTTAAACATCAGCAAAGGAGAAAGCAGAGGAACTTCAGCGCGACTGAAGTAACGTTCCCGTCGATACGCACCAATCAATGACGTGCCAAAACCGCTGGTCGGATGCCGAGGCACAAGCTGCCATCAAGTCTTACGCCGCGCAGGACGTCTCTGAAGACCTGGCTCTCCGCACTTACACAGCCCGTCTGCTCGGCTCAGATCCCCAGCTGGTGCTGCATGGAGGAGGCAACACCTCGGTTAAAACCAGCTGCATAGGATTGTTTGGCGATCACATACCAGTGTTGTGCGTGAAGGGCTCGGGCTGGGACCTATCAACCATCGAGCCGGCCGGCCATCCTGCTGTGCGATTGGAGAACCTGCAGGCCTTAAGAGATCTATCTGCACTTAGCGACGAAGACATGGTTGCAGCTCAACGCAGCAACCTGATCGATCCATCGTCACCCAACCCTTCGGTTGAAGCACTCCTACACGCGTTCTTACCAAGCAAATTCGTCGATCACACCCACGCAGTAGCTGTTTTAGCCCTAGCAGATCAACCAGATGCCCAACAGATCTGCCGTGAACTCTACGGTCGACGTGTCGCGATTGTTCCCTATGTCATGCCTGGCTTTCAACTAGCCTTAGCCGCCATCAAAGCCTACGAGCAAGCAGAAGTAGAAGCAGCTCAAGCGGGAGTTGAACTTGAAGGGATGGTGCTTCTCAAGCACGGCTTATTTTCGTTTGGACCCACAGCACAACAAAGCTACGAGCGAATGATCAACTTGGTGCGTAAGGCGGAAGAGCGTCTTGGGGAAACCCCAACGCTTTGCCTACCACCACCAACCAATCCAGCTCCTAAAAAAAACATCGCTGCGATTCTGCTCCCACTTTTACGTGGTGCCCTGGCTCAATCCGCAGCTGTGCATAACGCCCCCCAACGTTGGCTTATGGAGTTGCGCTCAACCCCACTGGCACTCCAACTAGTAAATGACATTCACCTCCAAGACTGGTCTCGCCGTGGAGTCGCGACCCCCGACCACGTGATCCGAACCAAACCCTGGCCTCTCATTCTCAAAAAGCCTCCACAACTCCAAGGAGATGAAGCGATTGAATCCTGCCACGTGCTGGAGGAATGGCTCCACTCAGCAAAACTGGCATTAGAGAAATACATCAACTCATATCAGGATTACTTCGAGCGTCAGAATGCTCGCGTTGGAAGCCATAAACAACACCTCGATCCACTACCAAGGCTGATCGCAATCCCTGAACTTGGCCTCGTTGGCCTAGGACGTTCAACCGCCGAAGCCAATGTCACCGCAGATATTGGTGAAGCCTGGGCCGCCACACTGATGGCAGCTGAATCAGTGGGACGTTTTCAACCAGTCAACGAGGCAGATACCTTCGAGATGGAGTACTGGAGTCTCGAACAAGCAAAGCTCGGCAAGGGCAAAGAAGCACCACTGGCACGCCATGTTGTCTTGGTCACTGGTGGTGGTGGTGGAATTGGTGCAGCGATCGCCCTTGCCTTCGCCAAGCAAGGTGCACAAGTTGTCGTACTTGACAAGAATGGTGAAGCCGCAACAACGACTGCCAAAGAATGTGGCTCAAGCGCTCTCGGACTGAAGTGCGACCTCACCAATGCGTCTGAGGTCCATGATGCATTCACGACAATTGCAGCTTGCTTCGGGGGTTTAGACATCGTGGTATCCAATGCTGGGGCGGCTTGGAGCGGAGACATTGCCACTCTTCCAGAATCCAAGTTGCGAGCAAGCTTCGAGCTCAACCTATTTGCTCACCAGCACGTTGCACAAGCTGCAGTTCGCCTGTTTCGAGCCCAGGGCAATAGAACGACAGAAACCAGCAAATCTTTAGGCGGACAGCTGCTCTTCAATGTCAGCAAGCAAGCGCTAAACCCAGGCCCTGGTTTTGGAGCTTACGGAATTGCAAAAGCTGCATTGCTGGCACTTATGAAGCAATACGCCCTGGAAGAAGGGCCCTCAAGCATTCGCTGTAACGCCATCAATGCAGATCGGATTCGGTCCGGCCTGCTCGATCAAGCAATGATT from Prochlorococcus marinus str. MIT 9313 includes these protein-coding regions:
- a CDS encoding rubredoxin, giving the protein MSDKTTPAEDSTEAESVAQTDVDCMAIDTIASAESDTDQLTHRFECRSCGYVYDPEEGVKKLGITSGTAFKDLDPTNFRCPVCRARIDAFKNIGPRSAPSGFDQNLNYGIGVNRLTPGQKNVLIFGGLALAFAFFLSLYSLR
- a CDS encoding photosynthesis system II assembly factor Ycf48; the encoded protein is MSRLFSNLFNLLLIAAIGFGLSGCVTSRLPVASTSPWQPLELNTESNPLDISFSDANHGFVVGTNRLIMESNDGGVSWKKRSLDLEEDENFRLISIDFNGNEGWIAGQPGLVMHSTDAGKNWSRLKLENKLPGDPYLITNLGPNNAELATNAGAIYRTSDGGTTWKATVSEAAGAVRDLRRSAAGNYVSVSSLGNFFSTLDLGQDVWQNHERVSSKRVQSLGYQPNGELWMVARGAEIRLNDQPGNVDSWGKAMIPITNGYNYLDLSWDPNGGIWAAGGNGTLIKTLDDGKSWQIDPMGDTQPSNLIRILFDTSSESQAKGFVLGERGHLLRWVG
- the psbE gene encoding cytochrome b559 subunit alpha; translated protein: MAAGSTGERPFFEIVTSIRYWVIHAVTLPSIFLAGYLFVSTGLAYDTFGTPRPDAYFQASESKAPVVSQRYEAKSQLDLRLQ
- the psbF gene encoding cytochrome b559 subunit beta, which gives rise to MAQSSSAPLQALNVRVYPIFTVRWLAVHVLGVPTVFFLGAITAMQLIRR
- a CDS encoding photosystem II reaction center protein L; protein product: MEQNPNPNNLPAELNRTSLYLGLLLVFVTAVLFTSYFFN
- a CDS encoding photosystem II reaction center protein J — protein: MSTKLKGPDGRIPDRLPDGSPAVSWERRWTEGSLPLWLVATVGGMAVLSVLGLFFFGSFTGVGSA
- the mtnP gene encoding S-methyl-5'-thioadenosine phosphorylase, coding for MNRLTTSPLEGARLGVLGGSGLYAIEGLENIQELEIDTPFGKPSDSFRLGTLDGMEVVFLARHGRNHTFLPTEVPYRANIWAMRSLGVRWILSPSAVGSLQEQVRPLDMVVPDQFIDRTHQRPLTFFGDGAVAHVAMADPFCLTLSRLLADVGESLMPDGRQLHRSGTYLAMEGPAFSTRAESKLYRSWGCMVIGMTNHTEARLAREAEIAYASLSMVTDYDCWHGHHDSVTVEMVLANLRANAQLATKIVRETAKMVADIRPVSTAHNALEDALLTAKKHVTDKTRRKLDLFTRPYWGEFGGS
- the mtnA gene encoding S-methyl-5-thioribose-1-phosphate isomerase; translation: MNIDGTAWRTIWLEKDGHSVGVIDQTQLPHKFSTLKLSNCQEAATAISTMIVRGAPLIGVTGAYGLMLALQEDPSDNALEAAFKQLNATRPTAVNLRWALKRIRDKVKPLQPAKRAEAARAESALIAEEDVAMCEAIGNHGLAIIQKLAAGRPSVRQKEPIQVLTHCNAGWLATVDWGTALAPIYKAHRAGLNIHVWVDETRPRNQGASLTAYELGREGVPHTVIVDNAGGHLMQQGYVDAVVVGSDRTTRSGDVCNKIGTYLKALAALDNGVPFYVALPASTIDWSISDGVAEIPIETRSAMEVTHIQGRNNNASSNNQLTTVQLTPNQSEGFNPAFDVTPARLVTALITERGVAAASETGLMELYCDD
- a CDS encoding bifunctional aldolase/short-chain dehydrogenase; translated protein: MTCQNRWSDAEAQAAIKSYAAQDVSEDLALRTYTARLLGSDPQLVLHGGGNTSVKTSCIGLFGDHIPVLCVKGSGWDLSTIEPAGHPAVRLENLQALRDLSALSDEDMVAAQRSNLIDPSSPNPSVEALLHAFLPSKFVDHTHAVAVLALADQPDAQQICRELYGRRVAIVPYVMPGFQLALAAIKAYEQAEVEAAQAGVELEGMVLLKHGLFSFGPTAQQSYERMINLVRKAEERLGETPTLCLPPPTNPAPKKNIAAILLPLLRGALAQSAAVHNAPQRWLMELRSTPLALQLVNDIHLQDWSRRGVATPDHVIRTKPWPLILKKPPQLQGDEAIESCHVLEEWLHSAKLALEKYINSYQDYFERQNARVGSHKQHLDPLPRLIAIPELGLVGLGRSTAEANVTADIGEAWAATLMAAESVGRFQPVNEADTFEMEYWSLEQAKLGKGKEAPLARHVVLVTGGGGGIGAAIALAFAKQGAQVVVLDKNGEAATTTAKECGSSALGLKCDLTNASEVHDAFTTIAACFGGLDIVVSNAGAAWSGDIATLPESKLRASFELNLFAHQHVAQAAVRLFRAQGNRTTETSKSLGGQLLFNVSKQALNPGPGFGAYGIAKAALLALMKQYALEEGPSSIRCNAINADRIRSGLLDQAMIRERAEARGISEANYMGGNLLGAEVRASDVANAFVALALMPRTTGALLTVDGGNVAAMVR